A single region of the Gracilibacillus caseinilyticus genome encodes:
- a CDS encoding DUF6731 family protein, with translation MNMYRKVKFEYFQVTVRKIGETKEELFDLTRWMDVVNKISLEKRAREYLGERARLEEAYFDEDLDYYFLHFVRLRATNIPSKAKIDTNVEPFELEDDEYLGEEVSALYDDNKSILMLQRNKFSLGPSGIADYLNIIWANDNETICIRSIPIPDAFQLARKPKIYRKVNLRLANINSAVDQGFVDKLKSPLGPIIKSYGEYGGVNAQITITVGMKKDGELNEDISFSHFNHLFKIIRKGHEPNMLMPPRGNIMTKLAFRLI, from the coding sequence ATGAATATGTACAGAAAAGTTAAATTTGAGTATTTTCAAGTAACAGTTAGAAAAATTGGAGAAACCAAGGAAGAGTTATTTGATCTAACTCGCTGGATGGACGTTGTAAATAAAATCTCTTTGGAAAAAAGAGCAAGAGAATATCTAGGAGAAAGAGCACGTTTAGAAGAAGCTTATTTTGATGAAGATTTAGACTATTATTTTTTACACTTTGTCCGTTTAAGAGCAACTAATATTCCGTCAAAAGCTAAGATAGACACAAATGTAGAGCCATTCGAATTAGAAGATGACGAATATTTGGGGGAAGAAGTTTCAGCATTGTATGATGATAACAAGAGTATCTTAATGCTACAAAGAAATAAATTTAGTTTAGGACCAAGCGGGATCGCAGACTATCTAAACATAATTTGGGCAAATGATAATGAAACTATTTGCATAAGATCAATCCCTATACCTGACGCATTTCAGCTTGCTAGAAAGCCTAAGATATATAGAAAAGTAAATTTACGATTAGCTAATATTAATAGTGCAGTCGATCAAGGGTTTGTTGATAAATTAAAATCTCCATTAGGCCCGATAATAAAATCTTATGGTGAGTATGGTGGTGTAAATGCTCAAATCACTATAACAGTGGGGATGAAAAAAGACGGTGAGTTAAATGAAGATATTTCTTTTTCTCATTTTAATCACCTTTTCAAAATAATAAGGAAGGGGCACGAACCAAACATGCTCATGCCCCCAAGAGGAAATATAATGACTAAATTAGCATTCAGACTAATTTAA